One segment of Candidatus Gracilibacteria bacterium DNA contains the following:
- the pheT gene encoding phenylalanine--tRNA ligase subunit beta, whose amino-acid sequence MKVSYKVLKKYIPDIKSPEEVAQDLIMHTAEVEEMHSQKKDFENIVYGKITSVIPHDNADSLRVCMVDIGEESDTQIVCGGSNLQVGQGVAIAKIGASVLWHGQGDPVIMKKTAIRGVESSGMICAAEEIGLKDEFPAKTETEIIDLTHLQAKPGTPLDEVLGKDDIILEIDNKAINHRPDLFSHIGIAREVSAIAGKKLDYEHAQRNFSNLNEFSIQNDIQNEVKRYMGIKVSGVQNIQSPDYIKEVLQSQGVESKGLLVDITNYSLYLYGQPTHCFDADTIKGDMHIRFARDGEQFEALNGKSYTLSSSDIVIADEINILALGGVIGGKASAVSDTTSNIIIESAWFDQAILRQTGKRLGLRTDALNVFEKDLIVDLRDIGPSLIIQELEKHLPNMKLEAFKDVYPTKESTVTIPYNGEFISMLLGKEYSKDQIVEILSRVGIELEGEMLLPPSWRKDLTNIADIAEEVARLDGYGKIEMTIPRINIGAVTQSPLYKARRDVRNYLVSDGFFELYTYSFTNKTVIEKALGDIETHIPLKNYLSEELSHMRAMLIPNLLQALEDNSREFKNLKLFECEKVFHTSGTDSISENYELGLIEQSHTENAYYSIQNTLNDIFAKLGVLSHSLESTNEIPHFAHGGRTAQVIVRGKTVGYIGEIHPKAAKNFGATGRIGFITLDMSALEPAFYGLVSAKEISNFQQNNFDLNFVVDTQTPGKKIQTAISKTDALIQKVELKDIYESQEKLPGKRSLTFKIYIQSDLETLSDSIKNTLIEKIIDKVSKVGGTLR is encoded by the coding sequence GTGAAAGTATCCTACAAAGTCCTCAAAAAATATATTCCAGATATTAAGTCTCCCGAAGAAGTAGCCCAAGACCTTATTATGCATACTGCTGAGGTGGAAGAAATGCATTCTCAAAAAAAAGATTTTGAAAATATTGTGTATTGAAAAATTACAAGCGTAATTCCACATGATAATGCTGATTCTCTCAGAGTTTGTATGGTAGACATTGGTGAAGAGTCTGATACTCAAATAGTGTGTGGTGGATCTAACCTACAAGTTGGACAATGAGTAGCGATTGCTAAAATTGGAGCAAGTGTCCTTTGGCATGGACAATGAGATCCAGTTATCATGAAAAAAACAGCCATTCGATGAGTTGAGAGTTCTGGGATGATTTGTGCAGCTGAAGAAATATGACTCAAAGATGAGTTTCCAGCAAAAACAGAAACTGAAATTATTGATCTCACACACCTTCAAGCAAAACCAGGAACTCCACTTGATGAAGTCCTTTGAAAAGATGATATTATCTTGGAAATAGATAACAAGGCTATTAACCATAGACCTGATTTATTTTCACATATAGGTATAGCCCGAGAGGTTTCTGCTATTGCAGGCAAGAAACTTGATTATGAACATGCTCAAAGAAATTTTTCAAATTTAAATGAGTTTTCGATTCAAAATGATATTCAAAATGAGGTAAAGAGATACATGGGAATCAAGGTTTCATGAGTTCAAAATATTCAAAGTCCAGACTATATAAAAGAAGTCCTTCAGTCTCAAGGTGTAGAATCAAAAGGTCTTCTGGTAGATATTACCAACTATTCCCTGTATTTATATTGACAACCTACTCACTGTTTTGATGCTGACACCATTAAGTGAGATATGCATATCAGATTTGCGAGAGACTGAGAACAATTTGAAGCACTTAATGGAAAGAGTTATACACTCTCAAGCTCTGATATAGTTATCGCTGATGAGATAAATATACTCGCTCTTGGTTGAGTTATAGGTTGAAAAGCTTCCGCAGTATCTGATACAACAAGTAATATAATAATAGAATCAGCTTGGTTTGATCAAGCGATTTTAAGGCAAACTGGGAAAAGACTCGGACTACGAACAGATGCGCTGAATGTATTTGAAAAAGATTTAATTGTAGATTTGAGAGATATAGGCCCATCTCTCATCATCCAAGAACTAGAAAAACATCTTCCAAATATGAAGCTCGAGGCTTTCAAAGATGTGTATCCAACGAAAGAGTCAACAGTAACTATTCCATACAATGGAGAATTTATATCAATGCTTTTAGGAAAAGAATATAGCAAAGACCAAATAGTCGAAATACTCAGTCGAGTATGAATAGAGCTTGAGTGAGAAATGCTTCTTCCTCCATCATGGAGAAAAGATCTCACAAATATAGCTGATATAGCAGAGGAAGTAGCACGACTGGATGGATATGGAAAAATTGAAATGACTATTCCACGAATTAATATAGGAGCTGTAACGCAATCACCACTCTACAAGGCACGAAGAGACGTGCGAAATTATCTTGTTTCTGATTGATTTTTTGAGCTCTATACCTATTCATTTACAAATAAAACTGTCATTGAAAAAGCTCTGGGAGATATAGAAACTCATATTCCTCTTAAAAACTACCTTTCAGAAGAGCTTTCTCATATGCGAGCAATGCTGATTCCAAACTTACTCCAAGCACTGGAAGATAATTCAAGAGAATTCAAAAATTTAAAATTATTCGAATGTGAAAAAGTATTTCATACATCGTGAACTGATAGTATTTCAGAAAATTATGAACTATGACTCATAGAGCAGAGTCATACAGAAAATGCGTATTACTCTATACAAAATACACTCAATGATATATTTGCAAAACTCTGAGTTCTCTCTCACAGCTTAGAATCTACTAATGAGATTCCACACTTTGCACATGGCTGAAGAACAGCACAAGTGATAGTACGAGGAAAAACAGTTGGATATATCGGTGAAATACATCCAAAAGCTGCGAAAAATTTTGGAGCAACTTGAAGAATATGATTTATCACTCTTGATATGAGTGCACTAGAACCAGCATTTTATTGACTGGTATCAGCAAAAGAAATATCTAATTTCCAACAAAATAATTTTGACTTAAATTTTGTAGTAGATACTCAAACACCTGGAAAAAAGATTCAAACAGCTATTTCAAAGACTGACGCACTTATTCAAAAAGTGGAACTTAAGGATATTTATGAATCACAAGAAAAGTTGCCAGGAAAAAGAAGTCTCACATTTAAAATTTATATACAATCAGATTTAGAAACTCTGAGCGATTCTATAAAAAATACACTTATAGAAAAAATTATAGACAAAGTATCAAAAGTAGGTGGAACTTTAAGATAA
- the infC gene encoding translation initiation factor IF-3 codes for MREKKKRLNTDIRAELVQVITDDGENLGEMTLSDALTQAKSQELDLMEIGQKDNVVLVKMLDYGKYLYRQKKLEQKQKQKGKAPDLKTIRITFKIGEHDLDVKRKQAEKFAADGHPLKVSLMLRGRENHYGDLAGTKMESFIESLTDIYKADAPVKRTGNTFNVMLKPKK; via the coding sequence ATGAGAGAAAAGAAAAAAAGACTGAATACAGATATACGAGCTGAGCTCGTACAAGTAATTACTGACGATGGTGAGAATCTTGGAGAAATGACTCTAAGTGATGCCCTGACTCAAGCAAAAAGCCAAGAACTTGACCTAATGGAAATCGGTCAAAAAGATAATGTTGTTCTTGTGAAAATGCTCGATTACGGGAAATATCTCTATAGACAGAAAAAGCTTGAACAAAAGCAAAAACAAAAATGAAAAGCTCCAGATCTTAAGACAATTCGAATTACATTTAAAATCTGAGAACATGATTTAGATGTAAAACGAAAACAAGCGGAGAAATTTGCAGCAGATGGACATCCTCTTAAGGTAAGTCTTATGCTCAGATGAAGAGAAAACCATTACGGTGACCTCGCTGGAACAAAAATGGAATCATTTATAGAGAGTCTTACAGATATCTATAAGGCAGATGCTCCAGTAAAAAGAACATGAAACACATTTAATGTGATGTTAAAACCAAAAAAATAA
- the dnaK gene encoding molecular chaperone DnaK, translated as MGKIIGIDLGTTNSAVAFMESGEAKIIPNAEGNRTTPSIVAHKDGSIIVGTPAKRQAITNPAGTIFSAKRFIGRKFDEVADEIKNVPYKVVKGKDGAALIVFDGKEVRPEEIGAHILMKLKADAEKYLGQSVTEAVITVPAYFNDDQRQATINAGKIAGLEVKRIVNEPTAAALAYGAGKGKNEKIAIYDFGGGTFDISILELSDEGTFEVLATNGDTHLGGDDFDKIVTDWIIDEFKKDQAIDLRNDPMALQRVRDEAEKAKKELSTTNDYDINLPYITVDSSGPKNLMMTLTRNKFEELIGDVVERTIAPSKAVLKDAGIKASDLNQVLLVGGSTRVPLVMQKVEAFFGKKPNTGINPDESVAMGAAIQAGIIGGDVTDVLLLDVTPLTLGIETMGGVRTAMITRNTTIPAQKTETFSTAADNQPGVEIHVLQGEREMAADNKSLGRFMLDGIAPAPRGVPQIEVSFDIDANGVLHVTAKDKGTGKEQKITIQGSTGMDEAEVDKLVKEAEAKKDEDSKKKELVTARNEADSAVAQGEKLIRDNADKVSDEDKKLLEDKIKDVKEVLGKSDASKDDYETPSKALQETLMQVGQKIYSQADAAGAPQEGAAEAEPETPTEDDVQDGEVEK; from the coding sequence ATGTGAAAAATTATTGGTATAGATTTGGGAACAACAAACTCAGCAGTTGCCTTTATGGAAAGTGGTGAAGCGAAAATTATCCCAAACGCAGAAGGAAATAGAACAACTCCTAGTATCGTAGCTCATAAAGATGGCTCTATTATTGTTGGGACTCCAGCAAAAAGACAAGCTATCACAAATCCAGCTGGAACTATATTTTCTGCAAAACGTTTTATTGGACGAAAGTTTGATGAAGTAGCAGATGAAATTAAAAACGTTCCTTATAAAGTTGTAAAAGGAAAAGACGGTGCTGCTCTCATCGTATTTGATGGAAAAGAAGTACGTCCAGAAGAGATTGGAGCTCATATTCTTATGAAACTCAAAGCGGATGCTGAAAAGTATCTCGGTCAAAGTGTTACAGAAGCAGTTATTACTGTTCCTGCATACTTTAATGATGATCAGAGACAAGCTACTATCAATGCTGGTAAAATTGCTGGTCTAGAAGTAAAAAGAATCGTAAATGAACCTACAGCTGCAGCACTTGCTTATGGAGCTTGAAAAGGGAAAAATGAAAAAATTGCGATTTATGACTTTGGTGGTGGAACATTCGATATCTCTATCCTTGAACTTTCAGACGAAGGAACATTTGAAGTACTTGCTACGAATGGTGATACGCATCTTGGTGGTGATGATTTCGATAAAATCGTAACAGATTGGATTATTGATGAATTTAAAAAAGATCAAGCAATAGATCTTCGAAATGACCCTATGGCACTTCAAAGAGTCCGAGATGAAGCTGAAAAAGCGAAAAAAGAGCTCTCAACTACGAATGATTATGATATTAATCTCCCATATATCACGGTAGATAGTTCAGGACCTAAAAATCTCATGATGACACTTACACGAAATAAGTTTGAAGAGCTTATTGGTGACGTGGTAGAACGAACAATAGCACCGTCAAAAGCTGTACTAAAAGATGCAGGTATAAAAGCAAGTGACCTCAATCAAGTTCTCCTGGTTGGTGGATCTACTCGAGTGCCTCTTGTTATGCAAAAAGTAGAAGCATTCTTCGGAAAAAAACCTAATACAGGGATTAATCCAGATGAATCTGTTGCTATGGGTGCTGCGATTCAAGCAGGTATTATCGGTGGAGACGTTACAGATGTCCTTCTTCTTGATGTTACGCCACTCACTCTTGGTATTGAAACTATGGGTTGAGTAAGAACTGCTATGATTACTCGAAACACAACCATTCCTGCTCAAAAAACTGAGACATTCTCAACGGCTGCAGATAATCAGCCTGGAGTAGAAATACATGTCCTTCAAGGAGAAAGAGAAATGGCTGCAGATAATAAATCACTCGGGAGATTTATGCTCGACGGGATTGCTCCTGCTCCAAGAGGAGTTCCACAAATCGAAGTGTCATTTGATATCGATGCAAACGGAGTTCTCCACGTCACTGCCAAAGATAAAGGAACTGGAAAAGAACAAAAAATCACGATTCAAGGATCTACTGGTATGGATGAAGCAGAAGTAGATAAACTCGTAAAAGAAGCAGAAGCGAAAAAAGATGAAGACTCAAAGAAAAAAGAACTCGTAACAGCTCGAAATGAAGCTGACAGTGCAGTAGCTCAAGGTGAAAAACTTATAAGAGATAATGCTGATAAAGTATCTGACGAAGATAAAAAACTTCTCGAAGATAAAATTAAGGATGTAAAAGAAGTACTCGGAAAATCAGATGCATCAAAAGATGATTATGAAACTCCAAGTAAAGCACTCCAAGAAACTCTCATGCAAGTAGGACAAAAAATCTACTCTCAAGCAGATGCAGCTGGAGCTCCTCAAGAGTGAGCAGCAGAAGCTGAACCAGAAACACCAACTGAAGATGATGTTCAAGATGGTGAAGTAGAAAAATAG
- the rpmI gene encoding 50S ribosomal protein L35 translates to MLKTRSGVKKRVKVTGTGKIMVSKAGKKHLLMNKSKKSKGRHKYGLVIAAAEVSRIKRQIPYSI, encoded by the coding sequence ATGTTAAAAACAAGAAGTGGTGTTAAAAAAAGAGTCAAGGTAACTTGAACTGGAAAGATCATGGTTTCAAAAGCTGGTAAAAAGCATTTACTTATGAATAAGTCTAAAAAATCAAAAGGACGACATAAATACGGGCTTGTTATAGCTGCTGCTGAAGTTTCAAGAATCAAAAGACAAATTCCATACAGTATATAA
- the rplT gene encoding 50S ribosomal protein L20 → MVRVKRALMTKKRHKKVIKATKGFRMLNNRVFSRAKNAWMKAGINSYIGRKLKKRNFRRLWTVRINNAVRQEGTTYSKFINMLYLKKVKLNRKVLSNMAISHPEAFKVLVKSVKN, encoded by the coding sequence ATGGTACGTGTAAAACGAGCACTCATGACAAAAAAACGTCATAAAAAAGTTATCAAGGCAACAAAGGGTTTCCGAATGTTAAATAATAGAGTTTTCTCTCGAGCTAAAAACGCTTGGATGAAAGCTGGGATCAATTCATATATCTGAAGAAAACTTAAAAAGAGAAATTTCAGAAGACTTTGGACAGTTCGTATTAACAACGCTGTGAGACAAGAATGAACAACGTACTCTAAATTCATTAATATGTTATACCTTAAGAAGGTAAAACTTAATAGAAAGGTTCTTTCTAATATGGCTATCAGTCATCCAGAAGCATTTAAAGTACTTGTTAAATCAGTTAAGAATTAA
- the recA gene encoding recombinase RecA yields MDKKEALANALAMIEKQYGKGSIMKLGDDDIGKGIPTTSSGSLSLDLALGGGYAKGRIVEIYGPESSGKTTLTLHAIAEVQKAGGTAAFIDAEHALDPRYAESVGVRTKDLIISQPDYGEQALEICEKLVNSGAVDLIIVDSVAALTPKAEIEGDMGDSHMGLQARLMSQALRKITGSISKSGCTVIFINQIRMKIGVMFGSPETTTGGNALKFYASQRLDIRRKEKIESGAGMDKEINGNKTRVKVIKNKIAPPFREAEFDVMYNQGISKVGEIIDIGAQLEVIKKAGAFYSYGDTRLGQGRENAKTFLTENPKLAAEIEEVIKNSI; encoded by the coding sequence ATGGATAAGAAAGAAGCACTCGCTAATGCGTTAGCGATGATTGAAAAACAATATTGAAAAGGATCTATTATGAAACTTGGAGATGATGATATAGGAAAAGGGATTCCTACTACTTCTTCATGATCTCTGAGTCTCGACCTCGCACTTGGTGGAGGTTACGCAAAAGGTAGAATCGTAGAAATCTATGGACCAGAATCATCTGGTAAAACCACACTTACTCTCCACGCTATTGCAGAAGTACAAAAAGCCTGAGGAACAGCAGCCTTTATAGATGCTGAACATGCGCTCGATCCACGATATGCTGAAAGTGTCGGTGTACGTACGAAAGACCTCATTATTTCACAACCAGATTATGGTGAACAGGCTCTCGAGATATGTGAGAAACTTGTAAACTCTTGAGCTGTTGATCTCATAATCGTGGATTCTGTAGCAGCACTCACTCCAAAAGCCGAAATAGAATGAGATATGGGTGACTCTCATATGGGACTTCAAGCTCGACTCATGAGTCAAGCACTCAGAAAAATTACTGGGTCTATTAGTAAATCTGGATGTACGGTTATCTTCATTAATCAGATTCGTATGAAGATTGGAGTAATGTTTGGAAGTCCGGAAACTACGACATGAGGAAATGCCCTTAAGTTCTATGCATCTCAAAGACTAGATATCAGAAGAAAAGAAAAAATCGAATCTGGAGCTGGAATGGATAAAGAAATAAACGGAAATAAAACTCGAGTAAAAGTTATTAAAAATAAAATAGCTCCTCCTTTTAGAGAAGCTGAATTTGATGTAATGTACAATCAATGAATCTCTAAAGTTTGAGAAATCATAGATATTTGAGCTCAACTAGAAGTTATTAAAAAAGCTGGTGCATTTTATAGTTACGGTGATACTCGTCTTGGTCAAGGAAGAGAAAATGCAAAAACATTCTTGACTGAAAATCCAAAACTCGCAGCTGAAATAGAAGAAGTAATAAAAAACAGTATTTAA
- a CDS encoding 30S ribosomal protein S20 yields the protein MPIIASAKKALKQSRKKNARNTHFKKMYTEARVSFEKAIKAGDAKLAKEIYLNKVDENGNTKRSGLQSVIDKLVKKNIIHANNGSRKKSKFVRMLKQLEQA from the coding sequence ATGCCTATCATAGCATCTGCAAAAAAAGCGCTCAAACAAAGTAGAAAGAAGAACGCTCGAAATACTCATTTTAAAAAAATGTATACAGAAGCGAGAGTTTCTTTTGAAAAAGCTATCAAAGCTTGAGACGCAAAACTTGCAAAAGAAATATACCTCAATAAAGTAGATGAGAACGGGAATACAAAAAGATCTGGACTCCAATCTGTTATTGATAAACTCGTAAAAAAGAATATAATTCATGCAAACAACGGTTCTAGAAAAAAATCAAAATTTGTACGAATGCTGAAACAACTAGAGCAAGCTTAG
- a CDS encoding 3'-5' exonuclease, with amino-acid sequence MKILVFDTETTGFINKKNPSLDAQPYIIQFAGILGEYNNGIFEEISRKDILINPGVPIPYGASQVHHIYDIDVKNAPIMLKVIDEITQFLAQADIIVGHNIEYDENMLHLELRRYQKQHQYQPNQVICTMKSSVDFCQLQGNGLRFKYPKLGELYKKLFGEYFVGAHDAMTDVEATLKAFLELVNQDVVILGNTKDEVLSLF; translated from the coding sequence ATGAAAATACTAGTATTTGATACAGAGACAACTTGATTTATAAATAAAAAAAATCCATCACTGGATGCTCAGCCCTATATTATTCAATTTGCTTGAATACTATGAGAATATAACAACTGAATATTTGAAGAAATAAGTAGAAAAGACATTCTTATCAACCCATGAGTTCCAATTCCCTACGGAGCATCCCAAGTACATCATATCTATGATATAGATGTAAAAAATGCACCAATTATGCTTAAAGTTATTGATGAAATTACACAGTTTCTCGCTCAAGCAGACATAATTGTCTGACACAATATCGAGTATGATGAAAATATGTTACACCTAGAGCTGAGAAGGTATCAAAAACAACATCAGTATCAGCCAAATCAAGTGATATGTACCATGAAAAGTTCTGTTGATTTCTGTCAACTTCAGTGAAATGGACTCAGATTTAAGTACCCAAAACTCTGAGAGCTCTACAAGAAACTATTTGGAGAATACTTTGTAGGAGCACATGACGCAATGACAGATGTAGAAGCAACACTCAAGGCATTTTTAGAACTCGTGAATCAGGATGTGGTTATCTTATGAAACACAAAAGATGAAGTACTCAGTTTATTTTAA
- a CDS encoding aminoacetone oxidase family FAD-binding enzyme — MNQKIYDLIVIGAGAAGMFTAIHAPKKMEKLLLEKNNKIGIKVLMSGGERCNVSNIDIEPERDYFGQNTKAMYSPFKQFSNYDMIGFLEDRGVATQIEDRGRIILASGKATELVDLLRRELISNNTEIVLNAGADTLELGGNGVFTVHSGTQVFKTKKVVLSSGGKSFSSVGTDGWGYRIAQQFGHTINEPFKGLCGMVSREDHTEISGTTVFLDMQLYDGKELVYSESNGSFLFTHFGVSGPMIYNAAVRLGEYMRKSGVTPENEAHFMRDNISLQMTFNSESMTKKLEKFFSLKEDDMQRTIHINDLRSWNEAKVTGGGVILDELTKNFESKLVSGLYMAGEVIDITGKTGGFNLQSAWSQGYVIGKSFEIE; from the coding sequence ATGAATCAAAAAATATATGACCTCATAGTTATCTGAGCCTGAGCAGCAGGTATGTTTACAGCAATCCACGCTCCAAAAAAAATGGAGAAACTCTTACTCGAAAAAAATAACAAAATTTGAATCAAGGTCCTCATGTCAGGTGGAGAAAGATGCAATGTATCGAACATAGACATTGAACCTGAACGAGATTATTTCGGACAAAATACCAAGGCAATGTACAGCCCTTTTAAACAGTTTTCAAATTATGATATGATATGATTTTTGGAGGATAGATGAGTGGCAACTCAAATAGAAGACCGAGGCAGAATCATTCTCGCATCTGGAAAAGCAACCGAACTCGTAGATCTATTAAGACGAGAGCTTATATCTAATAATACTGAAATTGTACTCAACGCTTGAGCAGACACTCTTGAGCTCTGAGGTAATGGAGTATTTACAGTGCATTCTTGAACGCAAGTATTTAAAACTAAAAAAGTAGTCCTCTCCTCTTGAGGAAAGAGCTTTTCCAGTGTGGGAACCGACGGTTGGGGTTACAGGATAGCACAACAGTTTGGACATACTATAAACGAGCCATTTAAATGACTCTGTGGAATGGTTAGTCGAGAGGATCACACAGAAATATCTGGAACAACTGTGTTTCTCGATATGCAACTCTATGATTGAAAAGAGCTAGTGTACAGTGAAAGTAATGGATCATTTCTCTTTACACATTTTTGAGTTTCAGGTCCTATGATTTACAACGCTGCTGTAAGACTTGGAGAATATATGAGAAAATCATGAGTGACACCAGAAAATGAAGCTCACTTTATGAGAGACAATATTAGCCTCCAAATGACATTTAATAGTGAGTCCATGACCAAAAAATTAGAAAAATTTTTTTCTCTGAAAGAGGATGATATGCAACGAACGATTCATATTAATGACCTGCGAAGTTGGAATGAAGCAAAAGTTACAGGAGGCTGAGTGATACTCGATGAACTTACAAAAAACTTTGAATCCAAACTGGTATCTTGACTCTATATGGCTTGAGAAGTTATAGATATTACTGGAAAAACATGAGGATTTAATCTCCAGTCTGCATGGAGTCAATGATACGTCATTTGAAAAAGCTTTGAGATAGAGTAA
- the trmD gene encoding tRNA (guanosine(37)-N1)-methyltransferase TrmD, translated as MKFHILTLFPDSFTSFLESSIIGRAKNKGLFEVELYKLSQFSSKKFGQVDDKAYGMHGQVMSPEPLARGIEFIFEKLGKKIPVIFMSPSGELLQQEKIEKLSQEIKECIIICGHYEGIDERIIELYVDYQISIGEYVLSGGEIASQVLIDALVRHIPEVLGNPESLEEESFSKKLGRQKEYPVYTRPAMFQGLSVPQVLTNGNHSEIEKWKQQHLH; from the coding sequence ATGAAGTTTCATATCCTTACTCTCTTTCCTGACTCGTTTACGAGTTTTTTAGAAAGTAGTATTATTGGAAGAGCTAAAAATAAATGACTTTTTGAAGTGGAGCTCTATAAACTCAGTCAATTTTCAAGTAAAAAATTTGGCCAGGTAGATGATAAGGCATATGGAATGCACGGGCAAGTTATGAGCCCAGAACCCTTAGCTCGTGGAATAGAGTTCATTTTTGAAAAGCTATGAAAAAAGATACCCGTTATTTTTATGTCACCCAGTTGAGAGCTTTTACAACAGGAAAAAATTGAAAAACTTAGCCAAGAAATAAAAGAATGTATCATCATATGTGGACACTATGAATGAATTGATGAGAGAATTATTGAGCTCTATGTCGACTATCAAATATCAATCTGAGAATATGTACTATCTGGTGGTGAAATAGCTAGCCAAGTGCTGATTGATGCACTTGTTCGACATATTCCAGAAGTATTATGAAATCCTGAATCACTCGAAGAAGAGAGTTTTTCAAAAAAACTTGGTAGACAAAAAGAGTATCCTGTATATACTCGACCTGCAATGTTTCAGTGATTGTCAGTCCCTCAAGTTTTGACAAATTGAAATCATAGCGAGATAGAAAAATGGAAACAACAACACCTTCACTAA